GAGTTGATCACTGATGGAGGATTTGGAGTTTGTGGTTGAAGCTCTGATGAATAATGGGGACAGAGAAGCTCAGGTCGAGGCGGCCATTAGGATCAGGGAGCTCAACAGGAAGCAGAGGCATGAGTTGGCTGAGAGAGGAGCGATCGGACCTTTGATCTCGATTCTTCGTACTCATGGCGGGTGCGAGGAGGCCATTGAAGCAGCGCTCTTTGCCCTGCTTGCTCTTGCATTCGGCAGTGAAAGGTACAGAACATACAAACTCACATATCCTATTCGTGTGGACGGGACAAGGAAGGAACCATACCTTTGAATTAATCGAACTTGTAATCCTAATGATCACATATATCCATCAGCCTTAACTTTCTTTAGGACGGGTTAAAAAAGCGGCCTTTTCGTTTGAACCGAGTTGCGAATCTTGCTGTTCAGCTTCTTTCTTTTGCCTATTCCTTTCTTCGGGATTTCCATTCCCATGTTCCACTTGATACCGAGCCGCCCCCACAATGATCAAAGTACTAAATTAGAACTCAAAAGGGATCCCCTTTACGTTACATTTCCTTTCATCTTACTCTTGTTTGAAACCAAATGCCCGTCGAATGCTGTGCTCTTGCTTCTCTGTAGTCGGATTTCCACGCAGTTTTGTGTTTTAACCGAACCAAACCGGCTTCGTTTCGATGTTCGATTCATCAAAGTTTTGCAGTTGAACTCTACAAGTCCTCATCTTTTACAGGAACAAAGTTAGGATTGTGAAGTATGGAGCAGTACCGGTGCTGCTGGATCTCTTGCAAAgccagagcgaggtggcaGTCGAGCTCTCAGTGGCAGCGATGATGATCCTCTCCTCTTGCTTGGCAAACCGTCCAGCGATCGCATCTTCCGAGACTGTAGGGATCCTAATTGCGATCATTGGAGATACCGGTCACAGTGAGCAATCCCATCTCGACACCATCTCTACTCTCCACAGCCTCACTAAGGTAGAGCAAACGATCCCCCTCATTGTCGCCCACGGAGGAGTTTCTTCCCTTGTTGAGTTCATAATCGCCAGTGAGAAGTCATTGGAGGCGGTGGAAAAAGCCGTGGTGCTGCTGGAGGCTGTTGCAGCATCCTCAGCCGAGGCTGTGATCGAAACAGCCACAGCAAGCGGCGGGATCCAAGCGCTGGTTGAGGTCGTGGAGGAAGGGACGCCACAGGCTAAGGAGCACGCGGCCGCTGTCCTTCTGCTGGCCTGCCAGGGCAGCCACCAAGAGGGGTGCCGGGAGTGCATCCTCCAGGAGGGGGCTTTGCCGGGCCTGCTGCAGCTGAGCGTGGACGGGAAACCAAGAGCCAAGGATATCGCTCAgaggctgctgctgctgctgaggGAGAGGGTGAGGGACCACCAATTGGAATGTGGCGGCGGGGCGGCGGGGAAGAGGAGGCCGAACAAGAAGTGCTGTTCGAAGATGGAGTTAGTGGAGGAGATCATGAGGGAGATAGACACGGATGGGGAGGTAGTGGTGGCGGCGACGCTGAGACTGGTGGAGGAGATGGTGGCGAAGCTGGGGCACGACCGGCCGGCGGCATCACCTGCCGGCTCTCGTCTCCGCTTTGCCCACATGCTTTCAGGCAGACTCTCGATTCGGTCCAGAAGAGGCAGCTGATCAAACTAAAGAGACCAAATTGAGATCTAAACTATCGGGGTAAAAATGACATTCCCCGATTGTTGCTGGTGGGGTTCAGTGTTCACTTCCTAGTTCTTGATTTCTTGTACATATGGGTGATCGTTTTGTGATTTTGGATTGCTTTAGGATGAAAGATTCATTCATCAGCACGATTCATTTGATTGTTGTGGAACGCAGAAAATCCATTTAAGGGGTAGAGACACTTCTTGATTATTTGACTTGATTCCAAGAGTTTTGATTCAAGTAGACGCTAATTTCGCAAAATTATTGCTTGTCAAGGTAGCAAGACATATATCGAACAATTACGTCTGTAAAGTCGAGGAACATCCAAAACTTTGAAACCAGTGGACAGATAACCTGAACCAAGACATCATCAGATGGCAATGAGAATTAGATGTAAGTGAATAATGTGGAAATGCAACTTGATAGAATTCTTAACGTCCGACTGTAGTGCTGTCCGTAATAAAAGTGGACAGAagtatgaatttttcttttactagACTAGATAGCCATGCGCAAGCTAACACGACTTAAGCGAGTCAGTCTCCTCAGGAAGAAGCCCGGGTTCAGAATCTTATTCTTAAAGCACCTTTAACAAGTAAACCTTATGGGGCATCAAACCCTCCCAAAAACAGACTGTTGGACGCAAACAAGCAATTACTATCTTCAATGAGACCTCTTATAGAAGCTATATGCGACGGCCACGGTTGCAACGGCTCCAACAACAGCAGCGGCTGTGAGGAGTTCACGTTGCTCCCATTTCCCAACCCAGCATGACAGGTTGCAGAGGCCTTTCTTTCCTTTCGGTTCAGAGGCTACCTCCTTGTCCTCAAAGTTCCCGTCTTTGCAACACGATAAGCCATTGGCGCCTTGGCAACACCCAGAAGCAGGAGCTTCCTTCTTATCCTCAATAGGGGTTTCCTGGTGGCGCTTCTTGTGCTTCTTTTCCTTCCGATGCTTCTCATTTGTCTTCTCACCTTCCACTGGTGAAGCTCCCATTTGCCCCCTGTAGTTCATCACCATtgatttagatatatatagagagagaaagagactAACATTAAAGTCGAATCTGGTGACATCTTGTAAGTCAGAACAGAACCACTTTGTCTTTTATTGTAATgattacaaataaaaagaaaaaacaatgaaatagaatgTCGTTAAGATCACAAACCAAGTATCGTACTACTAAAAGTAAATGCATGAATTAATCATCAAAGAGACAAACCTCCAGCTGGTTCATACTGACAACTCAGCCAATACCATAACATCTTAGAAGAATAGATTAGATGGACTCCATCAGAAAGGACCTATTTTGTCAatcactttcttttttattttatttttccctgCGCTTTAgtagaaaaatatttgaagCCATGCCATGTTTTCTTGTGCAAATCTATTTCAATTTACAGCAGCTTTGAGTTGAATAACCAGAGATGCATTTCAATGAATTGAACCTCATTTTCTAATGCGCCTGTATTTCTAATACCCTGGCCGATCATCTCATATTCTACTTAGGAGTTTGGTCAAAATAAAACACGAGACAAGTAGACATATAAACATAGGAATTAACTGATTCAGTGTATGCACTCTCCAAAATTTCGACACATAGGACATAAACAGGGGATATTCTTTTCATTGAGTAACCAAAAATTATTGCCCAGAGCCCTCAAAAAACTTTTCTTGcagtaaaataatttaaagtgGAAAATATCAAGGAAATATTAAACAATTGTGTGATACTGCATCatattttctaaaacaaaattcaTTTCTTCATCATGGTCGTTGTATCAAGTGAATGATCACACGAGGAATAACaagaaattctaaatatctTGCTGGTATCATACGCATGCAGAAAAGCAAGATTCATAAAGCAAAAAAGGACGAACCTCCAGAGTCGTTCGATCACTTGTCCCTTGCTAATATGCTGATCAAGCACTTCCGGCACATCATCAGGAGTAACATAACCATACCTGCAACAAGGAATCAACCCAAGTAAGAACTACAAGCTGTACAAAGTGTAGGATCTCCCCTGCATAATTAACTGATGAGCATTTCTTACCAGTGGCCAGCTATCTTTCCCTCTGAATCGGGACTATATATGATCAAGTTCCCAGCATACTTGTGGCCGCCGATGTGAGAGCATGGGCTAACAAACACCTGATCCTTTATCCCACGCAGCTCTATCTCCTCCTCAAATTTTTCAATAAGAGCTGGGCCACAAACACCACACCTCTTGTCTCTACTACCATGAGCGCACACAAATACATGGGAACCAGTTACAGCCTCCTGCACACCGGACGACCATGGCTTCCCATTCACAAGGACATCATCAACAAATTCATCCACAGTTGACTCTGTCAAACCCCTTCAATCAAAAATAATAGTTGGCATGTAGTCAGAACACAGGAATCATTATACTTCCACCCAAGTGAAACTTCACCAATCGTGCACAGCTCAGTCCAATTCATCATTTTCATAAAGTCATGGTGCTGAAGATATTATTAAAATCAAAGGGAGACCAAAAATAAGGGCTGAAAAACGTGTATATGCACTCATTGATGATTCGCACAGCACGAGGACTACAATGATTGAAGATCCAGAGCAAACTGTAGGTACTTGTATTTGATCATGTCAGGGAAAATCAACACATCTCCGTCTGAGCAGTTGGTCCCATCGCATCCACCGCATATCGTCAGTTTTGTCTATCAAACCACAGAACAAAATCAGAACGGCTCATTTAGTATTACGATATCAAGCCGAGCTCATTCCAGTTCAAAGATCAGATATCCTCATGGATAAACTCCAACCACTGAAGAAAGATTCTCGCGAGTACTTAGCATATTCAGTATCGCAAATTTCTTCTCTATTTAGCTCTAATCCATACACATTACTTTTATTAACTTCCAGTATAAGTCAAGCATATATGAATCTCCCTGCTTCATCTTTCCATTTTTCACTTGTCACTTTGACTTTCACCAGCTCTAATCAGAAACCGACACGAAGCTCAACTTCCACCCTTACCAATCCATCCACAACGTTACAACTAACAAATCAAGAGCTCGAGCTGATTCAGCTGACCTTCACAGTGATGTCATTCTTCCGAGCTTTGACGGCGGCGGAGAGCACCTTGGGGAGCGGATCCGCGTCGGAGTCCTCCACGCGAGGGAGCCAGGCCTCGGGGCACTTGTAGCAGAGGAAAACGTGGCGGTCGTAGGCGTCGACAGTGTTCGCGAGGTTGGTGGAGTACATCTCCGGCCGCTGGAAACCGAACTTCGCCGCCTCTTCCTCGGCGGCGGAGATCGGAGCGCCATTCTCCTTAGAGGCCATGGGAGCGAGTTCCCAAGCAGAACGGAAGAGAAGGGTTTTGTGGAAGCAGAAGCAGAAGAGACGAGACGAGACGAGACGATAGAGAAATGGGCAAATGCGGTCAGAAGGGGAAGATGAAATAATCTCGATTGGAGCGTAGACGCACGCGCCACGGACTTGCGGGAAAAGTTAGATCGGGAATTGCCACATGCGATTTTAGTCGGGCTGTTGCCCATTCCATTACTACTGAGTCCGTGTCGTGACGAAAAATCAATAAGATGTTTAAACTCACAATCGATATGTCAAGTGTTTACACGTAATAGTTGATGCAATTGCCTCACAGatcgagaaaataataattagagCTTTATTTAATTGGATACGATTTTTGCTCGAAATTCATGACTAAGAACAGCTTCTTGATTAGAACTCTTGCTCGCTAGGTCGATCATCGGTGAATCGGTGATGTGTGGCATCTAGTCTCGAGTCACGTTCAGATTGTTGACATTTGGTTTACGTGATATAGTCCTATTAAATGCTCAACACAAGTCATCGTCACAATATggcatatatatgaaaatagtAATTACATCAGATCACAGGCGTCCTGAGCCTAAACTCGGAGGTGAAAAATGAAAGTGATCCAACTAGTCCTTTGATTTTGTTAAGGATTTCATCCTTAACGTAGATTGGTTTTAACCCATAAAATCCAAGACGACATAATTACGCCCACCTAGATTTTTAGATAAGGGGCATAGATTTCTAATTGGTCCCTTACCCGGTCAAGTTGACATGTTGATGGAGTATATATCTCCCACATTTaatataactaataaaataatcGCATGCAATATTGTGTAATTTAATAtgatattttgcaaaattttaaaagaaaaattagctATCacctaaataaataaataaattttatgtaTTACATATAAACAtcaaaaacatatattttcattttcaaataacATTATATTTCGAAGCAGCTTTTGATTAGATGTCAAAGTATTTTATCTATTAGattttatattcaatttaaaatttatgaattacaataaaaataaataaataaaaacttagCAAATGATATGtatacaaatattaaaatcagAAAATACTCTTGAAAGTATGTTTTTCGTAGATAGTAGAGAATAATTTTGTATATACTGATTGACAAAATCATCTATTAGAAAAATGtgaaagttatttttttattcaattaaaattgGGATGCTATAGTaagaactgaaaaaaaaagagagagtgagaagAAAATCCCTTGATAAATTCTAAAGATGTGCTTATTCgtgtaacatatatataaattttagtttcttatttaaattgtcattttacattgtatatattaaattatcaacTAATTTACCAAGAAAGAATGTAGGAGCAACTTTTGACCTCCTGGTTTACAATTACTACAATTGATGATTAGTGGTTAGGGACGAACTTTTAACgtcaatttattaataatgatCAAGAAAGATATTAAAGAAGGAACTTAAATAACTTGACCAATtgcattaattaaaattttctaaatacatCAAAATCGTAGAATTATAAATCAAATTAGTCCCCATATATGTCAAATGATAAAGATAGAGGTATATTCTGATCAGTTGAAGGCTGCTGGTTCTCCCTTGTCTCCTAATGACTTGATTGCATGTACCTCATTGGGTCTCACTATATGACTCTTTTGTTACAAATATCACGAAATGGACGTGATCCGATTACTTTCGAGCAACTGCGGACCAAACTGATACGTGAAGAAGGAGACCGTCTCAAGAACCTCTGTCTGAAACCATTTACGTCCGACAGCTCAGTGGCTTTGCCTCCTGCCTTCCAGACCCTTGCTACCTCGGGTTATCATCCTGCTTGTGGCGGTCGTACCAACAACAAAGGCAGAAAGAGTGGCCGTGGTGGTGGCAGCGGCTGGAACACATCCCGCGGTGGACGCTCCGGTCGAGGGGGCGGCGGCAACCAGCAAAATGGTTTAGGGCTGGGGTGGCAGCTACTCCGAGAATCAACAGTATCACAATAACGGTAAAGGTCGTGGTGGTGGTAAATTTTATTCCCTAATCCAGCTCATAACTCAGGTAGGAACACACACTCTCCTTTGGTTAGCGATGGACTTCTAGGATCAGGACCTCCTCCCATTATGTGTCAGCTTTGCAATTCTCCTGGGCATTCTGTTATTCGATGTATCCAGCTCTATAGCTATTCCAATTCGCAGGAAATTCCAAAATCCCTTGCTGCGATGTCCCTGGGTGACAGTCCATCGGAAACGTACATGGACTCTGGAGCTCCCTCGCACATGGTCTCCTCGGAAGGTATTTTACATAATCGTTCCCTGTATTTCGGTTCTGCAAAGGTCATACTTGGTGATGGGTCTTCTTTGCCAATTAAAAATATGGGTTCTGGGACAATTCCTAGCTCAAACTCATGTATGAAATTAAATAGTGCGTTTCATGTTCCTTCCCTTGCATGCAACTTAATCTCTATTCATAGATTGTGCTTGGAAAACAATTGGTCCGTGACTTTTACTAATCCTGGTGCATTTATCAAGGACAATACTATGGGAAGGACTCTACTTCACTGTCGTTCTAACAGTCACCTCTATCCCCTTCCGATCACCCATCCTAGAGCCATGGTCGTGCAACAGTCTCCAAGCTCCACTCTAGCATCGCAAGCTAGGACATACTTAACCACGCACTATTGAGTTACTAAAGTCTAGGGATTTGATTCCgtctttttcaatttcaaaagatTTTTGTGTTTCATGTGCTTTGGAAAAGTCTCATCGACTCCCCTTTAATAATGTTATACACAAATCGAAGTTTCCATTAGAATTGATACATGCGGATT
Above is a window of Punica granatum isolate Tunisia-2019 chromosome 7, ASM765513v2, whole genome shotgun sequence DNA encoding:
- the LOC116214027 gene encoding altered inheritance of mitochondria protein 32-like, which gives rise to MASKENGAPISAAEEEAAKFGFQRPEMYSTNLANTVDAYDRHVFLCYKCPEAWLPRVEDSDADPLPKVLSAAVKARKNDITVKTKLTICGGCDGTNCSDGDVLIFPDMIKYKGLTESTVDEFVDDVLVNGKPWSSGVQEAVTGSHVFVCAHGSRDKRCGVCGPALIEKFEEEIELRGIKDQVFVSPCSHIGGHKYAGNLIIYSPDSEGKIAGHWYGYVTPDDVPEVLDQHISKGQVIERLWRGQMGASPVEGEKTNEKHRKEKKHKKRHQETPIEDKKEAPASGCCQGANGLSCCKDGNFEDKEVASEPKGKKGLCNLSCWVGKWEQRELLTAAAVVGAVATVAVAYSFYKRSH
- the LOC116214026 gene encoding U-box domain-containing protein 6, which gives rise to MEDLEFVVEALMNNGDREAQVEAAIRIRELNRKQRHELAERGAIGPLISILRTHGGCEEAIEAALFALLALAFGSERNKVRIVKYGAVPVLLDLLQSQSEVAVELSVAAMMILSSCLANRPAIASSETVGILIAIIGDTGHSEQSHLDTISTLHSLTKVEQTIPLIVAHGGVSSLVEFIIASEKSLEAVEKAVVLLEAVAASSAEAVIETATASGGIQALVEVVEEGTPQAKEHAAAVLLLACQGSHQEGCRECILQEGALPGLLQLSVDGKPRAKDIAQRLLLLLRERVRDHQLECGGGAAGKRRPNKKCCSKMELVEEIMREIDTDGEVVVAATLRLVEEMVAKLGHDRPAASPAGSRLRFAHMLSGRLSIRSRRGS